A window of the Salarias fasciatus chromosome 7, fSalaFa1.1, whole genome shotgun sequence genome harbors these coding sequences:
- the mgat4c gene encoding alpha-1,3-mannosyl-glycoprotein 4-beta-N-acetylglucosaminyltransferase C translates to MRLVWKSLDKMRCLRKRSTIPFLGFLITFLLFLNLYIEDGYVLEGDKRQLRETSVHPPSSERYVHTFRDLSNFSGTINVTYRYLAGTPLNRKKYLTIGLSSVKRKRGNYLLETIKSIFDQSSYEELKEIVVVVHLADFDLVWCENLVQDITRKFAHHIIAGRLLVIQAPEEYYPSLDGLKRNYNDPEDRVRFRSKQNVDYAFLLNFCTNLSHFYMMLEDDVRCSRNFLTALKKVITSREGSYWVMLEFSKLGYIGKLYHSRDLPRLAHFLLMFYQEMPCDWLLIHFRGLLAQKDVIRFKPSLFQHMGYYSSYKGAENKLKDDDFEEDSIDIPDNPPASLYTNINVFENYDATKAYSSVDEYFWGKPPSTGDFFVIVFNKSTKISKIKIATGSDDRQNDILHHGALEVGEKLVGTKKGKQCSSYITLGEFKNGNIEVQDVDHKIAFDIECVRIVVTASQKEWIIIRSISLWTTQPPSQ, encoded by the exons ATGAGGCTGGTGTGGAAATCCCTGGACAAGATGAGGTGTCTGAGGAAACGCTCCACCATCCCCTTCCTCGGCTTCCTCatcaccttcctcctcttcctgaacCTCTACATCGAAGATGGCTATGTGCTG GAAGGGGATAAAAGGCAGCTGAGGGAAACGTCTGTCCACCCTCCGAGCTCAGAACGATACGTTCACACCTTCAGGGATCTCAGCAATTTCTCGGGAACCATCAACGTCACGTACCGCTATCTGGCCGGAACCCCGCTGAACCGCAAGA AGTATCTCACCATCGGACTGTcatcagtcaaaaggaaaagaggaaactACCTTCTGGAAACGATCAAGTCCATCTTCGATCAGTCCAGCTATGAGGAGTTGAAGGAGATCGTGGTTGTGGTCCACCTGGCAGACTTTGACCTGGTCTGGTGTGAGAATCTAGTTCAGGACATCACCCGGAAGTTTGCTCATCACATCATAGCCGGACGCCTCCTGGTCATCCAGGCCCCGGAGGAGTACTACCCCTCTCTGGACGGACTGAAGAGAAACTACAACGACCCGGAGGACCGCGTCCGATTCCGCTCCAAGCAGAACGTGGACTACgctttcctgctcaacttctgCACGAACCTGTCCCACTTCTACATGATGCTGGAGGACGACGTGCGCTGCTCCAGGAACTTTCTGACGGCGCTGAAGAAGGTGATCACCTCCAGGGAAGGCTCCTACTGGGTGATGCTGGAGTTCTCCAAGCTGGGGTACATCGGGAAGCTGTACCACTCCAGAGACCTGCCGCGCCTTGCTCATTTCCTGCTCATGTTCTACCAGGAAATGCCCTGCGACTGGCTCCTCATCCACTTCAGGGGCTTGCTGGCCCAGAAGGACGTGATCCGCTTCAAGCCCTCGCTGTTCCAGCACATGGGCTACTACTCTTCCTACAAAGGAGCGGAGAACAAGCTGAAGGACGACGACTTTGAGGAAGACTCCATAGACATTCCCGACAACCCTCCTGCCAGTCTTTACACCAACATCAACGTCTTTGAAAACTATGACGCCACCAAGGCCTATAGCTCAGTGGACGAATACTTCTGGGGCAAACCTCCTTCAACCGGAGACTTTTTTGTCATAGTCTTTAACAAATCCACCAAAATTAGTAAAATTAAGATTGCTACTGGCTCTGATGACCGGCAGAATGACATCCTGCATCACGGAGCCCTGGAAGTCGGTGAAAAGTTAGTCGGCACTAAGAAGGGGAAGCAGTGCTCCTCCTATATCACACTGGGGGAGTTTAAAAATGGCAACATTGAGGTTCAAGACGTCGACCACAAGATTGCCTTTGACATTGAGTGTGTACGTATTGTGGTGACAGCCAGCCAGAAGGAATGGATTATTATTCGAAGTATAAGTTTATGGACTACACAACCACCAAGCCAATGa